A window of Acinetobacter sp. TR3 contains these coding sequences:
- a CDS encoding tetratricopeptide repeat protein → MIKKVTMVVGVLLLVGCTSAPPPKNKKVVIKLGEPPTTTNTQKKKTAPPASNVKITPYEQKEIKRQNVQVVVPEQKVQQKFNDGSQLPAFRTLMQKTQVAYKQQQLAEAERYALQAQRIAPQATETYLYLALIADQRKQYANAEALARRGLSYAQSNSMKKQLWLIVMRASEARNHPVKAQEAKKAIQAL, encoded by the coding sequence ATGATTAAGAAAGTAACGATGGTAGTTGGGGTATTGCTGCTCGTAGGTTGTACTTCTGCTCCTCCGCCAAAAAATAAAAAAGTGGTCATCAAATTAGGTGAGCCACCAACTACGACGAACACGCAGAAAAAGAAAACTGCACCACCAGCGTCGAATGTAAAAATTACGCCGTATGAGCAGAAAGAAATAAAGCGTCAAAACGTACAAGTGGTTGTGCCTGAACAAAAAGTTCAGCAAAAGTTCAATGATGGCAGCCAACTTCCTGCTTTTAGAACGTTGATGCAAAAAACCCAAGTTGCTTATAAGCAACAACAGCTTGCGGAAGCAGAACGTTATGCGCTTCAAGCTCAACGTATTGCTCCACAAGCCACAGAAACTTACTTGTATTTAGCATTGATTGCAGACCAACGCAAACAATATGCAAATGCGGAAGCGTTAGCACGCCGTGGTTTAAGCTATGCACAAAGCAACTCGATGAAAAAACAGCTTTGGTTAATTGTAATGCGTGCAAGCGAAGCTCGTAATCATCCAGTAAAAGCCCAAGAAGCTAAAAAAGCCATTCAGGCACTGTAA